The DNA window ACGAACAGATGGTCGAGCCCGAGCATCTTGAGGCCATGGCGCATATCGGCGAGACCGGCGTGGACGAATGGTCCTGCGCCATTCTGCGATTTCCCGGCGATATTCTGGCGACATTGTCCTGCTCGATCACGCTCGATCAGGACAATGTGCTGCGCATCATGGGCACCAAAGGCCGGCTCGAAGTGGACGAGTTCTGGTTCGGCAGCGGTAAGGATGGCGGGGTGAAGGCCATCCGGCTGTTCACATCCGACGGCAGGCTTGAGAGCATTCCGCTCGCCGAGGCGCGCAACCTTTACAGCTTCCAGTTCGAGGCCGCCAATCAGGCGATCCGTGCCGGGGCCGAAGAATTTCCTTCCCCCGGCATGACCGCCCGTGACAGCATCATCACCGCAAAAATCCTTGACAGATGGCGTAATGCGATAGGCCGCTAAACGCCAAAGAGCTTCGGATGAGCACTGGCGACTGACCTGTTCAGATGTTATGGGTATGACCTCGGGCTTATGCGGGGCGCCCGATCAGCTGATCTGATCAGCCAAGACCCGCTCCACCTTGCGAAAGCAGGTTGCGGAGCGTTGTCTGATGTCTTGGAATCCCTTACCTGTCGCCCGGAAACACTGGTTTCTTGCTGGTACCATCCTCCTGTTGCTCCTTGCGCTTCTCGGCTTTCAGTGGGTTTTGCCGGGGCTTTCGGTCGCCCGGCAGGAGCCGCCCCGCCTTGAGGTCGTGACGGCAAGCTGGCTTCTGCGCCACAGTGTCCCGGCCTCGGCGAAAGCTGCAAAGAACCCCTTGGGCAATCGCCCCGATCCGGCAGCCATTGCTGCCGGACATGACCTGTTTGTGCGGAAATGTGCATCCTGCCACGCCTATGATGGTGGCGGAAAGTCCGAAATGGGAGCCGGTGAATATCCCCGGCCACCAGCTCTGCATGCCCTTCTGCCATCCCTGAGCGACGGAGAGATTTTCTACCATATCCGCAACGGCATCCGGAACACCGCCATGCCTGCATGGAACATGCCCGATGACCAGATCTGGCGCTTGGTTGCCTATCTTCGCGCGCTGCCTCTTGTCGCCCCGCAGTTATCCGGCCCCATTGCGCCACGGCAGGAAGCGGCGGTGCGCGAAGCCCATTATGTCGGGTCGGCAACGTGCCGGTCCTGCCATCAGGAGATCTATGCGCGCTGGGCAAAAACAAGAATGGCCAATGTGGTGCGCGATCCGCGACAACACCCTGACGCCATCATCCCCGACTTTTCAAAGCCCGATGCGCTGGTCAAGTTCAAGGTCAGCGATATCGCGCTGGTCTATGGCAGCCACTGGAAGCAGCGGTATTTCAGGAAATCCGGCGATACCTACACGCCGTTTCCGGTCCAGTGGGACATCACCAACAGAAAATGGCTGCCCTATCACGTTCCCGACAAGGGCGGCGATTGGTGGGCCCGGCACTATCCCGACAAGGGCGATAACGCCAACCGCCCCACCGGGCCGCTGTGCGATGGCTGCCATTCGGTAAACTACAACATTGCCACCAAGGCTGTCGCCGAATGGAATGTCGGGTGTGAAATGTGCCACGGCGCCGGCAGTGCCCATGTCGCCAATCCGGCGATGGTCAACATCCTCAATCCGGCGCGGCAAGGCTATGTGAAGGCGAATGACACCTGCATCCAGTGTCATTCGCAGGGACAGCCGATCAGGAACCCGATCCGCGGGCAATATTATGACTGGCCGGTCGGCTATCATGCGGGCCTGAAGCTGTCAGACTTCTGGAAGCTGGAGGATCACAAGCTTGGTGAGCTCTCCTTCACCCACTTCCCCGACGGCACGGCTCACAAGAACCGCATGCAAGGCAATGATTTCGTGCAGAGCCTGATGTATGCGCGAGGTGTCACCTGCTTCAGTTGCCATGATCCGCATGGCAGCGGGAATGAGGCGATGCTGCGCAAGCCGGTCACGCAGGTCTGCCTGTCATGCCATGGCCCGAACACCCAAAACGGGCCGCATGCCGAAACGATCGAGGCTCATACGCATCATCTGCCAGGCAGTCCTGGCAGCCAATGCGTGGCCTGTCATATGCCCAAGATCGCCCAGACGGTGGGCAAGGTGAATGTCGCCAGCCACACCTTCCGTTTCGTGATGCCCGCGCAGTCCGAGAAGCTGGGCATCCCGAATGCGTGCAATGCCTGCCATAAAGACAAGACTGCAGCCTGGGCCACGGCGGCGATCAAGGGATGGGCCGATCGCTCGCCCTGGCGTGCCGATCCGTAGAGGCCTTCAGGATCGGCAAACGGCGCCTTTTCTCGAAACCGTCATGTCGCCTCGTTCCGGGCGAAGGCGTCGAGGGGAAAGGCCACGCCGCCCGCCAAAGCCATGGTGGCAAGCAGCAAGGCGAGACGGTGGCGGATCACAACGCAAGATCCAGTCATGATGAGATCTCCTGCCAGGGCGAAAACCGGCTGGAGCAACGCGATCGGGTCCATGGTGGGGGGATGACCCGATCGGTGCTCCAGCCGTCGCGGGCGGCCTTCCAATCGGAAGGCCGGGCGATCAGAAGCGATAGGCCACCGACAGGAAGCCCGCAGGCTGCGTCTTGTGGACCACCAACGGACTGCGGCCATCGGCACCCAGCACGGTGGTCACCACGCCCGAGGCGCTCAGCATGATGTTGCTGGTCAGGCGATAGCTGGCGGTCAGGCTGCCGCTGGCATCCTTGAAACCGGCGCCGAGGGCATAGGTGCTCAGACCCGAGGCGGTGGCCTGCACCGTATCGATGCCGAAATAGCGGTTGTTGAACTTGGCATTGGCCCAGGTCGTGCCCACGCTGGGGATGATCGTCAGGCGGCGCGTGACCGCGACCGGGTAGGACAGGCTGGCATCGGCCACCAACCCCTTGGTGCCGCCGACAAAGCCCTGCGTGGCGCCCAAAGTCAGGATCACGCCCTTTTCGTGAAGCGACACGAAGCCGCGCGCGCCGGCCCCGAAATTGACCGCGCCAATCCCGGCGGGCACATCCTTCGAGCGATAGCCTTGCGTATAGGTGATGCTGGCCCCCACCGTCACCAGACTGGTGTCGACAAGATTGACGCCCACGCCGTCGCGCAGATTGGCGAAGAAGCGCCCCTGCTTGATGTCGATGGCCGGCAGAGGCAGCGCGCGGTACTTGTCACCGCCCTCATAGGCCGGGGCATAGAGCGCGCCCATGCCCACAATGATATGGTCGGTGTTGCGCACCGCGTCGCCCTGGGCGGCGGCATCGACATCCTGTGCCCGCGCCTCGGAAACGGCAAGCAGGGCAAAAGCGGCGCAGGCGGTGGTGATGACAGTCTTCATGCGTGGTCTCTCTGGATATCGGGCAAGCACCACTCTCCACCGTAAGCGTGGATCGGGCGATGCTTGCGGGGATGGTGGTGTGCGAACCGGTCAGGCGGCGGCGTGAATATCCGTCAGCAAGCGGGCCTCAAGGATCTGGCCGGGGCTGAAGCCGCTGGTCAGCAAGACGGTGGCGTCATCCTCGATGGGCTGACCATGGCGCAGCAGGATGACAAAGCGGCGCAGGCGTTCCAGCCGGGGATTGGCCAGTTGCAGCCGTTCTGCCTGGGGCTGGGTCAGATGAAACCAGCGGCGGGGGCGCGGCACGCTCCACAAGGGATCGCGCAGGCCCAGAGCAACCACGGTGCGTTCCAGCGACGCCAGCGATTGCGGGGGAGCGGGAGAAAGCTGTTCAGGATCATCGGGGGGCATGGATCTGGTCCTTTCATGGCTGAGACACCATGACCTTCGCCGACCCTCACCGAAAATCGACATAACAGGCAATAATTTACGCAAGCATCTGAAAATATGTGCTTTAAACTGACGCCTTGCAAAATCTACTCCCGTGTTGACGCGGCGCGATAGGGTTTTATCCTCACGCGTACACGAGCCCGATGCCCCTTCCCTTCCTCGAAACGCCATAGCGATCCCATGTCCGACAGCGGTCTGCTGCAGACCTTCCTCAACGCCCGGCCAGAGCTGCTGCGCTTCCTGCGGCTGCGCGGAGCCATGCCCGACGAAGCCGAGGACATTCTGCAGAGCGTCGGCCTGAAGCTGACGGCACAGGAAACCGGCCCGGTCGATCAGCCGCGCGCCTATCTCTACCGCATGGCCACCAATGCCTTCCTGCTGCACCGCCGGGGTGATGCCAGGCGGCGGCTGCGCGACGAAAGCTGGGTCGATGCGCAAAGCGGCTTCATGCGCGAGGTCGATCCCCAGCCCTCGGCGGAGAGCGCGCTGATCGCCAGCCAGCATCTGCATCTGCTGCAAGGCGTGATCGATGCCATGCCCGAGCGTACCGCCACCATCTTCCGCCTGTTCCGGCTGGAAAGCGTGCCCCAAAAGACCATCGCCGCCGATCTGGGCATCAGTGTCAGCGCGGTGGAGAAGCATCTGGCGCGGGCCTATCTCGATATTCTGAACGCGCGCAAAAAATTTGATGAGGAAAGCGGGCCTGTGCGGCATCCTGCTCATGAACAGGGCCAACATCATGACTGAGACCGCATCCGACCTGACCCAAACCGCGCTGAGCTGGCACATCCGCCTGCGCGACGGCAGCAATGCGGACTGGGATGCCTTCACCGACTGGCTGGCAGAGCACCCCGACCACGCCGAGGCCTATGCCGAAATCGAGGCCATGGATCATGCCCTCGATCCCGCTTTGCCCGATCTGCACTTTCCGCAGCCCCAGCCTGCGGCCCCCCTGCCCATCGCCGCCAATGACGATCCCCCTCCCCCGACGCGCCGCTGGCGCCGGGTGGCGGGCGCGGGGGGCGTGCTGGCGGCGGGACTGGCCCTGGCGCTGTTCATGGGGCCAAAAATGGGTCCGGGCTCCAGCCGCTACCAGATCGCGACCGCGCCGGGCGAAAGCCGCACCGTCCAGCTCGATGCAGGCACGCAGATCACGCTTAACGGCGACACGCGGATGGTGTTCGACCATAAGGATGCCCGCTTCGCCCGGCTGGACCATGGCGAAGCGCTGTTTGCCGTGCAGCACGACGCGCAGCACCCCTTCACGCTGGAGCTGAACGCCAGCAAGGTGGTCGATGTCGGCACGCTGTTCAATGTGGTCAGCCTGCCCGATCAGACGCGCATTGCCGTGGCCGAAGGCGCCGTCGATTACCGGCCCGAGGGGCAATCCATCCCCCTCCACGCCGGGCAGCAGATGCAGGCGGAAACCGGCACGGCGCGGGTCTCGCCCGTGGACCGCGAGGCGGTCGGCGGCTGGCGACACCGGCGCCTGAGCTATGACGGCAACCCGCTGGAACAGGTCGCGCAGGATCTGGGGCGGGTGCTGGGCGCGGCGTTCCGGGTGGATGCCGCCATCGCGCGCCAGCCGGTCTTCGGCACGATCGATGTGCAGGATGTCACGCCCGCCCGCATCCCGCTGCTTGCCACGGCCCTCAATGTCCGGGTGGTGAAGAAGGGCAAGATCTGGATCCTGAAGCCCGCCCATGGCCCCACGCCCTGACGGCGCATGGCGGGGTGTATCGGGCATCCTGCTGTGCGCCCCCCTGCTTCTGGCCGGCCCCGCGGCAAGGGCGGGCAGCTATGAGGTTCCCGCCGGGCCGCTAGGGCAGGTGCTGGCCCGCATCGGCGCGACGGGCCATGCCACCATTCTGGTCACCGATCCGGTGCTGGGCACCAGGCCATCGCGCGGGGTGCATGATGCCCATTCACTGCATGGCGCGCTGCGTCAGGCGATCAAGGGCATCGAGGCCAAGGCGCAATTCATCGATCCGCACACCATCCGCGTATCAGCCGCCCCGCGCCGGGTGCCGCCCCCTGCCCCCGTGGTCGCGCCCCTCGCACTGGCCCAGAGCGATATCCTCGTCACGGCCAGCAAGCAGGCGGTGGGGCTGGACCATTATCCCGGCTCGGCCAAGATCATCGCCACCGACCGGGGCTGGCTGGCCGAAAACGCGGCATCGGGCACCGGAGCCATCGCGCGGCTGCTGCCCATTCTGGCCTCCACCAATCTGGGCGACGGGCGCGACAAGCTGTTCATCCGCGGCATCGCCGACAGCAGCTTCAACGGCCCCACCCAATCCACCGTGGGTGAGTATTTGGGGGACATCCGCCTCAACTACAACGCTCCCGATCCCAACCTCAACCTCTACGACATGGACCGGGTCGAGGTGCTGGTGGGCCCGCAGGGCACGCTCTATGGCGCGGGCACGCTGGGCGGCATCATCCGCTTTGTGCCCAATCCGCCCGACAGCCACGCCGTGGCCGCCACCGCCTCGGCAGGGCTGAGCAACACATGGTCCGGCGCGGTGGGCGAGGATGGCGCGGCGATGGTCAACCTGCCGCTGGCGCGCGGCAAGGCAGCGGTGCGGATGGTGGCCTATGGCAGCCAGTCTGGCGGTTACATCGACGACCCCTCACGCGGGCTGAAGAACATCAACCGCAGCTCCAGCTATGGCCAGCGGCTGGCGGTGCGGCTGGACGATCTGGGCGGCTGGCGGCTCGATCTGGGCATGGTGTTCCAGAATCTCTACAGCGCGGACGGGCAGTATACGCTGCTGGGCACTCCCGAACTGACCCGCAACAGCGCCATCGCCCAGCCCTTCCACAATGATGAGCGGATGGGCTATGTCTCGGCCCGGCGCGCGCTGAGCTGGGCGGATCTGACCGGCAGTCTGGGCTTTGTGAAACAGGATCTGAGCACGGTCTTCGACGCCACCGGCTATGACGGCACGGCCACCCCCGCCCGCTACACCGAGCTGAACGACATCACCCTGTTCACCGGCGAGTTTCGCCTGAGCGGCCATAGCCGGCGCCACCCATGGGTGCTGGGCGCCTCCACCCTTTACAACGCCAGCGCGCTGATGCGCAGTCTCGGCCCGCTGAACGCGGAAGATGCGCTGACCACCGTGGTCAACACGCGGGGCGAAGGCGCGCTGTTCGGCGAAGTCTCCTTGCCCCTTGGCCGCCGCCTCACCGTCACGGTGGGGGAACGGCTGACCGTGGCCAGCAGCACCGGTTTTCTTGTCGATACCAATGGCGCCTTCACCAACCGGGTGAACCATATTGCGGCGCGGCTCTCCCACACGCTGGCGCTGGATTGGCATCCCGGCGGGCCGGTCTCGACCTTCTTCCATTACCAGCAGGGCTATCGCCCCGGCGGCCTTTCCGTGGCGGCATCGGGCAGCGGCGTGCAGAGCCAGCGCTTCGAGACCGACAATCTGAGCATGGACGAACTGGGCCTGCGCTATGGCCGGCAGGATCATGACCGCCTGTGGCTGCGCGGCGCGCTGTTCTTTGCCGATTGGGCGAACATCCAGGCCGATCTGGTCGGCAGCAACGGGTTGATCACCACGGCCAACATCGGCCATGGTTTTATCTACGGACTGGATGGCGAGATCGGCTGGCATCCTGCCCCGTCATGGACGCTGAGCGCGGCGGCCTTTCTCAATGACAGCCGCCTGAACGATCCGGCGCCCGCCTATGCCTCCAGCCTGTCGCAGACACTGCCCAATGTCGCACGGGGCGGCATACGCGGCGAGGCACGATGGAACGGACAATGGCGCCGGCGCTGGCCGGTGAACGCGGGCGCCACCATGCGCTACATCGGCCGGTCGGTGCTGGGCGTAGGCGCGGATCAGGGGGTGACGCAGGGCGGTTATGTCGTGCTGGGCGCCAATGCCCGCATCCAGATCGGGCGTCTGGGCCTGTCGATGATGGCGGACAATCTGGGCAATGTCCGGGCCAACACCTTCTCCTTCGGCAATCCTTTCGGCCTTTCGCAAGGCAATCAGATCACGCCGCTGCGGCCCCGCACCATACGGTTCGGGCTCGATACGAAATTCTAGATCTTCTCACTGTCAGGCGTTGGCCAGGGGTTCCTCCAGCCCATGCGGCAGCACAAGATTGAGCACCACCGCGATCACTGCCGCCGGAATGACACCGGACGTCAACAGGATGCGCAGGGTCTCGGGCAGATGCGACAGTGCCGCGGGCTCCAGTTGCAGACCAAGGCTGAGCGAGAGCGCCACCCCGAAGATCAGCATGTTGCGCTGATTCCACGCAACCGCCGAGAGCATCGACAAAGCGCTGGAGGCCACCATCCCGAACATCACGATCACGCCGCCGCCCAGCACCTCGATGGGGATTGTGGTGATGATTGCGCCGATGCGGGGCAGCAGGCCGCAGATCACCAGAATGACCGCGCCCAGCGTCACCACATGGCGGCTCATCATGCCGGTCATGGCGATCAGGCCGACATTCTGGCTGAAGGTGGTGTTGGGCATCGCCCCGAACACCGCCGCCAGCGCCGTGCCCACGCCATCGGCGGCGACCGAGCCTTCCAGTTCGCGATCAGTGGCACGGCGTCCGGCGGCGTTTTCGCAGATGACCTCCACATCGCCGATGGTCTCGATGGAGGAAACAAAGCCCGTCAGGCAGAAGCCGACAATGGCCGAGGCGGAGAGTTCGAAGCCGAAATGGAACGGCATGGGCACCATCACCAGCCCGGCCTGAGCCACGGGCGCGAAATCCACTCGCCCCATCGCCATGGCCAGACCATAACCCGACGCCAGTCCCAGCAGCACCGAGGCGGTCGACCAGATGCCCTTGGCAAAGAACTTGAGCCCCAGCGTCACCATCACCACCGTGCCCGCCAGCAGCCAGCTTTCGCCTGCTCCAAAGGCCGGTGTGCCGATGGCGGTGACGCCGCCCGCCGAATATTCCACCCCGATCCGCATCAGCGAGAGGCCGATCATCAGCACCACAAGGCCCGTCACCAGCGGCGGCAGGGCAAAGCGGATCCGCCCCACAAAGCGGCTGAGCGCGGCATGGAACAGCCCGCCGCACAGCGCCGCCGTGGTCAGCGCGGCCATGCCTGCCGGGCCCTTGCCCGCCACGATGGGCACCATCACCGAAATATAGGCAAAGCTAGTGCCCTGAACCAAAGGCAGCCGCGCGCCGATGGGGCCAAGGCCGATCGTCTGAAGCAGGGTGGCAATGCCGGCGAACAGCATCGACATCTGGATCATATAGATCATCTGCGACGTATCATGGGAACCAAAGCCGAAGCCCGCCGCCCCCGCAACAATGATCGCCGGGGTGAGATTCGACACGAACATCGCGAGAATATGCTGGATGCCCAGAGGCACCGCCATGGCCATACCGGGGAAATAATCCGGATCGCGCGCCTGTGCGGCGGTCAGCGCGCTGGGGCGGGGCAGCGGTGCGGTTTGGGTCAGGGCATCTGGCGTCATGACAGGCTCATCAATCGGGACAGGGAAGAGCGGGCTTGTGTCAGGATCTCGGCGCGGCTGGCCTGGACCAGCTCGCCCTCGCGCACCACGGCGCGGCCCTCGACAAAGACGTCGCGCGCGGCGAGCGGAGGGGCCAGCGCCAGAGCGGCTACCTTGTCCCAACTACCAGCGCTGGCGATGTCGTCGATGGGCCATATGACGAGGTCGGCGCGTTTACCCGGCGTGAGTTGACCGCAATCCTCGCGGCCAAGGATCTGCGCGCCGCCTCTGGTGGCGAGGCGCAGAGCCTCGCGCGGGGTCATGGCCTCGGCGCCCAGCGCCACACGTTGGAGCAGCATGGCCTGACGCGCCTCGGCCAGCAGATGGCCCGCATCGCTGGAGGCCGAACCGTCGACGCCCAGCCCCACCGGCACGCCCGCATCCACCATGGCGCGGATGGGCGCGATGCCGGAGCCCAAACGGCAGTTGGAACAGGGGCAATGCGCCACGCCGGTCTTGCTGGCGGAAAACAGCGCGATTTCGGTGGCATCGAGCTGCACGCAATGGGCGTGCCACACATCCGGCCCGGTCCAGCCCAGATCCTCGGCATATTGGCCGGGGCGGCAACCGAAACGCTCCAGCGAATAGGCGACATCGTCCTTGTCTTCGGCCAGATGGGTGTGGAGCATCACCTTCTTGTCGCGCGCCAGCAGAGCGGCATCGCGCATCAGATCCTGACTGACCGAAAAGGGCGAACAGGGTGCCACGCCGACGCGCACCATGGCGCCATCGCGCGGGTCGTGGAAACGGTCGATCACGCGGATCGTGTCGGCCAGAATGGCATCCTCGCGCTCGACGAGGCTGTCGGGGGGCAGGCCTCCGGCGCTTTCGCCCACGCTCATGCTGCCGCGTGTGGGGTGGAAGCGCAGGCCAACCGAGGCAGCGGCGGCGATGGTGTCGTCCAGCGTCACGCCATTGGGGAAGAGATAGAGATGGTCGGAACTGAGCGTGCAGCCCGACAGCGCCAGCTCCGCCAGCCCCAGCCGCGTGGCGGCATAGACATCCTGAGGCGTGTAACGCGCCCAGATCGGGTAAAGCGTTTTCAGCCAGCCGAACAAGGATGTGCTGGCCCCGCCCGGCACGGCGCGGGTCAGCGTCTGGTAGAGATGGTGATGCGTGTTGACGAGGCCGGGCGTGATCACGCAGCCATGCGCCTCGATCACCTCCGCGCCATCCGCCAGCGGGGCCAGATCGGCGCTGGTGCCGATGGCGGTGATGACGCCATCCTGAAACGCGATGGCGCCATCGGCGATCTCCCGGCCCTCATCATCCATGGTGACCAGAACATCGGCGTGGCGGATCAGAACTCGAGGGGACACGTTTTCAAAACTCCTTGGGTATTTTAGGAAAGGAGGGGCCGCGCGGCAGCCCCTCCCCCCATCATCAGAACTTGTACTTGAGCGAGGCCTGCCAACTGCGCGGCAACTGGGGCAGCACGATATCGGCGCCGAACAGATCCTGTCCGCCCGCACGGAAGTAACGCGCATTGTTCACATTCTTCATGCCAACACGCAGCATCCACGAGCCTGTGGTGTAGGAGGCGCCAAGGTTGAGCAGCCAATAGGCGGGCAGCTTGACCGTGTTTGAATAGCTCAGGAAAACCGAGTCCACATGGGTGACGTCGCCGGTGAAGGCGATGCCATTGTCGAAGGCATAGGTCGCCGTGGCCGAGACGACATTCTTGGGCTCGCCGGGGCGGTTGGCGTTGGCCTTGGTGATCGGCACCAGACCGAACTGCGAGCCGCCAAAGGTCAGCGCGGGATTGACGCCGGGGAAATCGGCGGCGCCAAAATAGTTGAAGTAGGAACCGGCGGTCAGCGCGCCGATGTTGATGACGTTCATATGGGTGTAGGACCCCGTCACCAGCAAATGCTTGTCCACCGACCAGCGCACCTCGGCCTCGACGCCCTTGGTCTGCAGGATCTGGTTGGTCAGCGAGCTTTCGGCGCCCGCCTGCGTGCGCTTCTGCTTATAGACCGAGACGGCGGCATAGAGCTTCTTGTTCAGGAACTCGCCCTTGACGCCGCCTTCCAGCAGGTTCGACTCGCCCAGAACATTGCCGCTCAAGATATTGGAAAGATAGAGTTCCGAACCCTCACCCGCGACCACCGTCTGCTGGCGCGAGACGGTGATGTAGGGGATCAGGCCGATCGGCGACTTGTAGGAGAGGCTGGTGTTCCACGACCAGCCGCCCTGCGTGCCCTTGGCCGTCGCCGTGCCGGTCGAGCCGTAACCGGCGCCGACATTGCCCGCGATGTTGGTGGGGTCATACTTGCCCAGCAGCGCGGTCGAGACGGCATGCACCGTGTCGTAACGCGCGCCCGCGATCAGATCGAGGCCGACCTTGGAGTCGATGTCGACCAGCCCGGCCATGCCGAAATCGCTGTAATGGCCGCGCACATAGTCCGAATAATCGTTGCCGCTCTGGGTGGAGAGCAGGCGGGTGGACTGGGCGTTGAAGCCGACGGTGATGTCAGGCCGGTTCCACAGCTCCACACCGTAATCGTCGGCAAAGTCGAAGTGGGTGTAGCGCAGCGAGGGCGAGAGCTGCAGCGAGATCTTGGCAAAGGGCGTGTCGAAGCTGTCGGAGGCGACGATCTTGTCCTCGATCACATAGGAGTTGAAGGCCTGCGCGAAGCCATAGGCGTTCTCGTTGAGGTTGATGCCGCCGTCGTAGAACAGCTGGTTCTTGATCTTCAGATCGCCGCCGCCCTTCCAGGTCAGGTCGAAATAGGCGGTCTTCTGGGTGTTGTTGAGCTTGTCGTTAGGGCCGGTCAGCGTGTCACGCATGCTCAGATGGGTGGTGCCGGGGTTGACCAGATTGAAG is part of the Novosphingobium sp. genome and encodes:
- a CDS encoding TonB-dependent receptor: MPRLDHRTSTVTGQRARRALMLASMLTCVSLSVPAFAADAPAPAPVPAPEPDPAGEQKPDIVVQGSLGALPLKDVGSVFGFNKTLVETPRSASTVSKEQMERFGITQIYDLVSQAPGTFTSSFFGTGGALDIRGAPSDVYYRGMLRLDNPGNYSTPIGAADRIDIVRGPASVIYGPSKIGGYMNFVPKTARAANGTYAPEAKGDIQLDLGSWGRKVLKASVTGPGKVGGHEFGYSLYGELEDSGSYYRNVFTHNALFSAAFDTDITPNLLAEFGGTFQQYHSVQNSGWNRVTQDLIDNGTYITGQGTSLDTNGDGKISREEAYAANGGNGLGWFGSFNCGGGTATAAGYTAACFRGAKDFNLVNPGTTHLSMRDTLTGPNDKLNNTQKTAYFDLTWKGGGDLKIKNQLFYDGGINLNENAYGFAQAFNSYVIEDKIVASDSFDTPFAKISLQLSPSLRYTHFDFADDYGVELWNRPDITVGFNAQSTRLLSTQSGNDYSDYVRGHYSDFGMAGLVDIDSKVGLDLIAGARYDTVHAVSTALLGKYDPTNIAGNVGAGYGSTGTATAKGTQGGWSWNTSLSYKSPIGLIPYITVSRQQTVVAGEGSELYLSNILSGNVLGESNLLEGGVKGEFLNKKLYAAVSVYKQKRTQAGAESSLTNQILQTKGVEAEVRWSVDKHLLVTGSYTHMNVINIGALTAGSYFNYFGAADFPGVNPALTFGGSQFGLVPITKANANRPGEPKNVVSATATYAFDNGIAFTGDVTHVDSVFLSYSNTVKLPAYWLLNLGASYTTGSWMLRVGMKNVNNARYFRAGGQDLFGADIVLPQLPRSWQASLKYKF